One segment of Rhodopirellula baltica SH 1 DNA contains the following:
- a CDS encoding NUDIX domain-containing protein — protein MFDPQQPSIAVALVFDSGGNILIGWNAKWRCFTLPMTKIDKELPAETPSEAAVRAAAEVLQVPCRVVAGKEQQFFRGLQKSDRDAEIKDYQYHVVQVEPHPEFSGHVSSALYASADKLRSGEYQPVSGSVGEILNHCIGWG, from the coding sequence GTGTTTGATCCTCAGCAGCCATCGATCGCCGTAGCACTTGTTTTCGATTCGGGTGGCAACATTTTGATCGGGTGGAATGCCAAGTGGCGTTGCTTTACGTTGCCGATGACCAAGATCGACAAGGAACTACCTGCCGAGACACCCAGTGAAGCAGCAGTCCGCGCTGCCGCCGAAGTCCTACAAGTCCCGTGTCGTGTTGTCGCTGGCAAGGAGCAGCAATTCTTTCGAGGTCTGCAAAAATCCGATCGCGACGCCGAGATCAAGGACTACCAGTACCACGTCGTCCAAGTCGAACCGCATCCCGAATTCTCTGGCCACGTTTCATCTGCCCTCTACGCTTCCGCCGACAAACTGCGTTCCGGTGAATATCAACCGGTGTCAGGATCGGTAGGAGAGATTTTAAATCACTGCATTGGATGGGGTTGA
- a CDS encoding LysR family transcriptional regulator → MNKVSHIPIELMETFDCIVKNEGDATAAAQQLGISQPSISKRLSSLRRIVAEDDNRPWLILKGKRWQLTQAGQRVHAVVSDLIKKYEQVEQFIADSGSFRSSVSIACGQTAAVGFVRSAVEQFAEELPEVQVRVSTTRGKARIVGVAGGQFDLAIVTDNEATIRDVAGMELFVEPIAVDRFVLVANPSEKSAWRKAWKSLPVRRPLTAFDIVDLPLILPERDAERRQQFDHWFADSCDEVPTIAIEVGGWQSILSYSAVGLGVGLVTEEAVRGFQESAAGARHNSLTVRALEESALQPEGVRVIARKPQGQSTPDINEYTQRLLDLLRKSAPQAKGTK, encoded by the coding sequence ATGAATAAGGTAAGTCACATTCCAATTGAGTTGATGGAGACGTTTGATTGCATCGTTAAGAATGAGGGCGATGCTACAGCGGCCGCTCAGCAACTTGGCATTTCGCAACCCAGTATCTCGAAGCGGCTTTCCTCGCTCCGGCGCATCGTGGCGGAAGATGACAATCGGCCGTGGTTGATACTCAAGGGAAAACGCTGGCAGTTGACCCAGGCTGGCCAACGAGTTCACGCGGTGGTCAGCGATCTGATCAAGAAATACGAGCAAGTCGAGCAATTTATCGCCGATAGTGGATCGTTTCGCTCTTCGGTTTCCATTGCGTGTGGTCAAACAGCCGCAGTTGGTTTCGTTCGATCGGCGGTTGAGCAGTTCGCTGAAGAATTGCCCGAAGTCCAAGTGCGAGTGTCGACGACTAGAGGGAAAGCCAGAATCGTTGGCGTCGCTGGGGGACAATTCGACCTGGCAATCGTCACTGACAACGAAGCCACTATCCGTGATGTCGCGGGGATGGAGCTGTTCGTTGAGCCAATCGCGGTCGACCGTTTCGTCTTGGTTGCTAATCCTTCGGAGAAATCAGCTTGGCGAAAGGCGTGGAAGTCGTTGCCTGTACGTAGACCATTAACCGCGTTTGACATTGTTGATTTGCCGCTGATCCTGCCTGAACGCGATGCAGAACGTCGCCAGCAGTTTGACCATTGGTTTGCCGACTCGTGCGATGAGGTGCCCACGATCGCAATCGAAGTGGGCGGTTGGCAGAGTATTCTTAGCTATTCGGCGGTAGGACTCGGCGTGGGCTTGGTGACCGAGGAAGCGGTGCGAGGTTTCCAGGAGTCTGCTGCCGGCGCAAGACACAACAGCCTTACGGTGCGAGCCTTAGAAGAAAGTGCTTTACAACCAGAGGGTGTACGCGTGATCGCTCGCAAGCCGCAGGGGCAATCAACGCCGGACATCAACGAATACACACAGCGGTTGCTTGATCTGCTGCGTAAATCTGCACCGCAAGCGAAAGGGACCAAATGA
- a CDS encoding potassium channel family protein — MHVVVCGLGRIGRQLLADLEAMKSEFQIVVIEPDEDNKNIEWAREMGAVVLIGDATRAEMLEAARVQRAREVFVVTGSDECNIESVIEIRDIIARKGRYGRFAWLTLGPLKNWRFLDYVRKKLPKLCCHVHILDKDLAEIVRDKSIQLERLRSQGKGNEDKENELIDVEIFNALERTARRLLEDISATVLRKAKAENDDGETLPTSPPQVLHYFMFGFGEFGQTLALKLAELSHFPSCTRTRMSVFDYEIARTAAVFTSRYPAFCANAPEEKSWVFDPEADDWEYKNCPADDDSKPKRKSPGIDYVCNARFVEYLDIADDTMLRQMKQVCEAANIQPVILVCFEDDRENFARAERLRAKLNSQDLDWPIFVWIPRQRELSQLLSEHRQHAQSKATDSCDLIPFGQCYGSVSYTEINDSWMDWLARHIHLVWMQPKDDHWTDSVGKLQNALQDEDGLSTLRSIDWEELDKTAKLVWEGRTEWERASNRSCAVHAVLKAAALGMRITGYTTKPAAQAPELGISPEVDEQLRKMEHYRWVAERLLAGWRYAEQRSDLRKTRWQITPWSQLDSPPQSVWDEAAAEGSKLNEKMKDEVIVRLLGSVVSIGVLIPKHQPQSRT; from the coding sequence ATGCATGTGGTGGTTTGTGGGCTTGGAAGGATTGGTCGTCAGCTCTTGGCGGACCTCGAGGCGATGAAGTCTGAGTTCCAAATTGTTGTAATCGAGCCCGACGAAGACAACAAGAACATCGAGTGGGCTCGGGAGATGGGAGCTGTTGTGCTCATTGGTGATGCAACGCGAGCTGAGATGCTTGAAGCCGCTCGAGTCCAACGCGCTCGTGAAGTATTCGTGGTCACCGGCAGTGACGAATGCAACATCGAATCGGTAATTGAGATTCGTGACATTATCGCTCGCAAAGGCCGATATGGACGCTTTGCTTGGCTGACGCTCGGCCCTCTTAAAAACTGGCGATTCTTGGACTACGTTCGCAAGAAACTGCCCAAGCTTTGCTGCCATGTGCACATTCTCGACAAGGACCTGGCAGAGATAGTCCGGGACAAATCGATTCAACTCGAACGCCTCAGGAGCCAAGGCAAGGGAAACGAAGACAAGGAAAATGAGCTGATCGACGTCGAGATCTTCAATGCACTCGAACGCACTGCCCGGCGGTTGCTCGAAGACATCTCCGCGACGGTCTTGCGCAAAGCAAAGGCAGAAAATGACGACGGAGAAACGTTACCTACCTCGCCTCCACAGGTGCTGCACTACTTCATGTTCGGGTTCGGTGAGTTTGGGCAGACCCTGGCACTCAAGCTAGCTGAGCTATCGCACTTCCCATCTTGTACTCGGACGCGAATGTCGGTGTTCGATTACGAAATCGCTCGGACTGCAGCAGTTTTCACATCTCGCTATCCGGCGTTCTGTGCCAATGCTCCTGAAGAAAAATCATGGGTATTCGACCCAGAAGCGGATGATTGGGAGTACAAGAATTGTCCCGCTGACGATGATTCAAAGCCCAAACGCAAATCACCTGGAATTGACTACGTGTGCAATGCCAGGTTCGTAGAGTACCTCGACATCGCGGACGACACGATGCTTCGGCAGATGAAGCAGGTTTGCGAGGCCGCTAATATCCAGCCCGTCATCCTTGTCTGCTTCGAGGACGACCGGGAGAATTTTGCTCGCGCTGAACGACTGCGTGCAAAACTGAATTCACAGGATCTGGATTGGCCCATCTTTGTATGGATACCGCGTCAACGAGAACTATCTCAGCTATTATCGGAACACCGCCAGCATGCCCAATCTAAAGCGACCGACAGCTGTGATCTCATCCCCTTCGGCCAATGCTACGGCAGCGTCTCGTATACCGAGATCAACGACTCATGGATGGATTGGCTTGCCAGACATATCCATTTGGTGTGGATGCAACCCAAAGACGATCATTGGACTGACTCCGTCGGGAAGCTCCAAAATGCGTTGCAAGATGAAGATGGCTTGAGCACGCTCCGCAGCATAGACTGGGAAGAACTAGACAAGACTGCAAAGCTTGTCTGGGAAGGGCGAACCGAGTGGGAAAGGGCATCAAATCGATCTTGTGCGGTCCACGCAGTATTGAAAGCCGCAGCGCTGGGAATGAGAATTACCGGCTACACAACGAAGCCAGCTGCACAGGCGCCAGAACTCGGCATTTCACCCGAAGTGGACGAGCAGTTGCGCAAAATGGAGCATTACCGGTGGGTTGCCGAGCGTCTGCTTGCCGGCTGGCGCTATGCCGAACAGCGCAGCGACCTCCGCAAGACTCGCTGGCAGATCACACCTTGGTCTCAGCTCGACTCACCTCCGCAAAGCGTTTGGGACGAGGCCGCCGCCGAGGGGAGCAAACTAAATGAAAAGATGAAAGATGAAGTAATCGTCAGACTCTTGGGAAGCGTTGTTTCAATTGGCGTTCTGATACCGAAACACCAACCTCAATCGAGAACTTGA
- a CDS encoding protein kinase domain-containing protein: MTEKPGMQFFLAKDGSKEGPLTSKDLRKLSAEGKLKPDDLIFIDNQSKPVRARRFSGLFTNVATNTKQLKKGSRRFNITKRSVFISCVTHEFRHYRDLLAARLSLPGVEVRHQESFIDSGTTTLGKLKEYISTCDAVIHVIGDSTGSYPTAAEVGKLRSELDKFGSTFDLSELEKPPGISYTQWEAWLAIYYDKPVLIYKAADLASRSPEFAFNQEQKERQRIHWRLLEANGRDRREFASAEELVIEVLRSLLIVVPDIKQNVGQGDFRDRNLLFGVLALQDALISREAFVRACGLWAMDTGQSLSELLESEGIINRSDRVLVEARLERKILAKGGDPRKSLADAIDNDIRLTLSESLDPQTIASLPDQSHFLKTQLSPEHWRYRLTRTHQTGGLGVVSVAEDTVLNRNVAIKQLKGNRAIDPMAIERFLREARITGRLQHPNIIPVYELGLTPDDQLPFYAMRFVGHKTLHDAIRHHHLDRTASERAKKVHFRELLQSFVSVCKAVAYAHSEGIMHRDIKPANIMLGDYGEVILLDWGLAKRIGDEEPDQSQKRDVEGKSDDSGFDQTRAGTRLGSPGYMAPEQASGRISDHGAHTDIYGLGATLYELIAGDLPFKASSTASLMEAIQHQSIPSIAESNKQVPAALVAICGKAMEKLPADRYASAEALADDIQNWLADEPIAVLPDNLLRASQRAIRKRPSWVSGTIAALAVGVLTVTTGLFFVNKEKNLKNESLTRESELRRVAVANESRATKSLELAETRLETIVGQRTEIDLATAQTYLATSQELYANGQFDHAARLLLPAFRLSEASNKLKQAVSDTAAFQFTHGGKQAVPLARFKSPILQVSSSQDGTKIAVLQDNSRIVFVIDPKSMTVNGSFECESVVQRVLMNAAGTHLLIAVEDGKVLYQALSDPKDRTALLDTPSDCTQLQFGARDSIAYVGTLDGLLKYDLRSGRLLARCKTEFRCDAIVPSKDGNVLYISGRQDRIDWGGLKLVGTIKGNGLSLQANLAAKRGFYLERVDAERFIVEKTMINDGALSWPLATDTTGDLILYLQPAENRMVLNIADVAHPPIELMQLGDPLFVNPSFPPVAIGTYEDFIVNYVGNTVSISNWRDNRDSVSFPTNSQVRSVCWASAGRIIVSGHEDGTVRVHHPFSNAYEEAVVERTVTNPAIDSGQRYLACLNSDKKLGLLDLRSYEWVTQDLCTTTGLVQSLKFNSDSEWIMVDDESGLFVVNCRDGKRKVELGNSKSASEFSADGTLVVTKADERVVELYDLQQMHSIDTVGLDLNSVLDTVRCDMDTLRYLLLSSEGKTQQLRVIDVSDGRIINEISIKTSISGKGIYGRFIEKGHVSVVSDRNLFCDLSSENRVLVEGVPTPDFRHALALQLNPNSDTIEIQCRSVDDTDSLTSRPLKRAIDQFVIVSPKSDRVLVCSDNGQTKTLEVFTVGSLSLIDERFCDSMDEVEWTDDGENIWIRGDDGLLSIWNPSSKTFRSYDFGDCKHSFMLTAGKKFISVKTDSIRIFDVDWLKLTNVTQFDAWSGVHVDELMNVQLLDGPWQSNSRLPSVKGVFVSIDPDSLESAVAATTAKLMWELGDRNFDISLMTQAAQLKDRSHAGGGSDSWRWWGTIANRLFEEQRYADSLDASLNVLVSLGKEKEESDNYVVTLANIAKCQSKLGEFQKARTCLTNALAARDSIGWTDLRVQLLFELATIDADAGQPEEFFENAEAFLEKTAPRKLELWSSYSTLSIRLAREYRLKGRHDKAVVVVGKILDDVKSGAGGLSDKKLLEILLCLHAGKDFANLIDVYQSFSYQPDSSEQIFYLGVGEILYAHAKILEGDGKDAFRITASAIKRMLSGTRNQEVLSQVEMQLVKNAIEFISKQSYENRKLRAISDALELY; this comes from the coding sequence GTGACGGAAAAACCAGGAATGCAGTTTTTTTTAGCGAAGGATGGCTCAAAAGAAGGGCCTTTAACTAGCAAAGATTTGAGAAAGTTATCCGCTGAGGGCAAACTAAAGCCGGACGATCTTATTTTCATCGACAACCAATCGAAACCGGTCAGGGCAAGACGGTTTTCAGGATTGTTTACTAACGTCGCCACCAACACGAAACAATTAAAAAAGGGCAGTAGACGATTCAATATTACCAAACGTAGCGTGTTTATTTCTTGCGTGACCCATGAGTTTCGACACTATCGTGACCTGCTGGCAGCTCGCCTTTCCCTGCCTGGAGTTGAAGTTCGACACCAAGAGAGTTTCATCGATTCTGGTACGACAACGTTAGGAAAACTCAAAGAATATATATCGACCTGCGATGCTGTTATACACGTAATAGGCGATAGTACGGGAAGCTATCCAACTGCTGCCGAAGTAGGCAAACTAAGGTCCGAACTAGATAAATTCGGTTCGACTTTCGACTTATCGGAGCTTGAGAAACCACCAGGCATATCTTATACGCAATGGGAAGCGTGGCTTGCCATTTATTACGACAAACCTGTTCTCATCTATAAAGCTGCAGACTTGGCCAGCCGTTCGCCTGAGTTTGCATTTAACCAGGAGCAAAAAGAGCGTCAGCGAATTCACTGGCGATTATTAGAAGCAAACGGTCGTGACCGGCGGGAATTTGCTTCGGCAGAAGAATTGGTTATTGAAGTGCTTCGCTCCCTGCTAATTGTAGTTCCGGACATCAAGCAAAATGTTGGTCAGGGCGATTTTCGCGATCGAAACTTACTGTTTGGTGTCCTAGCCTTGCAAGACGCTTTGATCTCTCGAGAGGCATTTGTTAGAGCTTGTGGCCTATGGGCTATGGATACAGGTCAATCGTTGTCAGAATTGCTAGAAAGCGAAGGTATAATCAATCGCTCTGATCGCGTTTTGGTCGAGGCGCGGTTAGAAAGAAAAATCTTAGCCAAGGGTGGTGACCCGCGAAAATCGCTCGCTGATGCTATTGATAATGACATTCGCTTGACACTTAGTGAATCACTTGATCCTCAGACGATTGCCTCACTTCCGGATCAGTCGCACTTCTTAAAAACTCAACTATCACCAGAACATTGGCGCTATAGACTCACGCGAACGCACCAGACGGGTGGTCTTGGTGTTGTATCTGTCGCTGAAGACACCGTTTTGAATCGCAATGTGGCTATCAAGCAGTTGAAAGGAAATCGCGCAATCGATCCGATGGCGATTGAACGTTTTCTTCGCGAAGCTCGAATTACTGGCCGGTTGCAGCACCCCAATATTATCCCAGTGTACGAACTTGGCTTAACTCCCGATGATCAATTGCCTTTTTATGCAATGCGATTTGTTGGCCACAAAACCTTACATGACGCTATTAGGCATCACCACCTTGACAGGACAGCCTCAGAGAGAGCAAAAAAAGTTCATTTTCGTGAGTTGCTTCAGTCATTCGTTTCTGTATGCAAAGCTGTTGCGTATGCGCACAGTGAGGGCATCATGCATCGGGACATCAAGCCTGCTAATATAATGTTAGGTGACTATGGAGAAGTGATTTTGCTCGATTGGGGGCTGGCAAAGCGGATTGGTGACGAAGAACCTGATCAATCTCAGAAGCGTGACGTCGAAGGAAAATCTGACGACTCTGGATTTGATCAAACGCGGGCAGGAACACGCCTCGGAAGCCCCGGCTACATGGCGCCGGAGCAAGCGAGTGGCCGAATATCAGATCATGGCGCGCACACTGACATATATGGATTGGGGGCAACGCTTTACGAGTTGATCGCCGGAGATCTTCCGTTTAAGGCGTCTTCCACCGCCTCTTTAATGGAAGCTATACAACATCAATCCATTCCTAGTATCGCCGAATCAAATAAGCAGGTTCCTGCTGCGCTCGTGGCGATCTGCGGAAAGGCAATGGAAAAGCTTCCTGCTGATCGGTATGCATCAGCGGAAGCTCTCGCAGATGACATCCAGAACTGGCTTGCTGACGAACCAATTGCGGTTCTGCCCGACAACTTACTACGTGCGAGCCAAAGGGCAATTCGCAAAAGACCCAGTTGGGTCTCAGGAACAATAGCAGCCCTGGCAGTGGGAGTGCTAACCGTTACCACGGGACTGTTTTTCGTAAATAAGGAAAAGAACCTGAAAAACGAATCGCTTACCCGCGAATCGGAACTGCGACGAGTTGCTGTTGCAAACGAAAGTCGAGCTACGAAGAGCTTGGAGCTAGCGGAAACGCGTCTTGAAACGATTGTTGGGCAGAGAACCGAGATTGATTTGGCAACTGCCCAAACCTACTTGGCAACTTCCCAAGAGCTATATGCAAACGGTCAGTTTGATCACGCTGCTCGCCTCTTGCTTCCAGCCTTTCGACTATCAGAGGCAAGCAATAAACTTAAACAAGCCGTAAGCGATACCGCAGCGTTTCAATTTACGCATGGTGGTAAGCAAGCTGTGCCCCTTGCTAGGTTCAAATCACCGATACTGCAGGTTTCATCATCCCAAGATGGCACTAAGATTGCAGTACTTCAAGATAACTCCAGGATCGTTTTCGTAATTGATCCAAAGAGCATGACTGTCAATGGAAGCTTCGAATGCGAGTCAGTTGTTCAAAGAGTGCTAATGAATGCGGCTGGGACTCATTTACTGATTGCTGTTGAAGATGGGAAAGTGCTTTACCAAGCTCTCTCAGATCCCAAAGACCGAACTGCTCTCTTGGACACGCCGTCCGACTGTACTCAACTGCAATTCGGCGCCCGAGACTCAATCGCATATGTTGGCACCTTGGACGGATTGTTGAAGTACGATCTGCGTTCCGGGAGATTGCTGGCACGTTGCAAAACTGAGTTTCGATGCGATGCGATCGTCCCAAGCAAGGATGGAAACGTTTTGTATATCTCCGGTCGGCAAGACCGGATTGATTGGGGAGGCTTGAAGTTGGTTGGCACTATAAAAGGCAATGGACTTAGTCTGCAAGCAAATTTGGCAGCCAAACGAGGTTTTTATTTGGAGCGTGTAGATGCCGAAAGGTTTATCGTTGAAAAAACGATGATCAATGACGGTGCGCTTAGCTGGCCATTGGCAACAGACACTACCGGCGACTTGATACTGTATCTTCAGCCCGCCGAGAACCGCATGGTGCTTAACATCGCTGACGTGGCCCATCCACCTATCGAACTTATGCAACTAGGGGATCCACTTTTTGTGAATCCATCATTTCCACCCGTTGCGATTGGAACTTACGAGGACTTTATCGTCAATTACGTGGGCAACACCGTGTCCATTTCCAACTGGAGAGACAACCGAGATTCAGTCAGTTTTCCGACAAATTCTCAGGTTAGGTCAGTTTGTTGGGCAAGTGCTGGGCGAATCATCGTTTCCGGCCATGAAGATGGAACAGTCCGAGTCCACCACCCGTTTTCGAATGCCTATGAGGAAGCGGTTGTCGAACGGACGGTTACGAATCCGGCTATCGATTCAGGCCAAAGGTATCTTGCTTGTCTTAATTCAGATAAGAAACTCGGGTTGCTTGACTTACGCTCTTACGAGTGGGTTACTCAAGATCTTTGCACGACAACTGGGCTAGTCCAATCGCTCAAATTCAACAGCGATAGTGAGTGGATTATGGTAGATGACGAGTCGGGTCTTTTCGTTGTCAACTGTCGTGATGGGAAGCGTAAAGTCGAACTCGGCAACTCCAAATCGGCCAGCGAGTTCTCGGCTGATGGCACACTGGTCGTGACCAAAGCTGATGAACGAGTGGTTGAGTTATATGACCTCCAACAAATGCATTCGATTGACACCGTGGGCTTAGACCTAAATTCCGTTCTAGATACAGTGCGATGTGACATGGACACACTCAGGTATTTACTTTTGAGCTCGGAAGGCAAAACTCAACAGTTGCGAGTGATAGATGTTTCGGATGGGAGAATCATTAACGAAATTAGTATCAAAACCAGTATCAGCGGGAAAGGCATTTATGGGCGTTTTATTGAAAAAGGACATGTAAGCGTCGTCTCGGATCGCAATCTTTTTTGTGATTTATCTTCAGAAAACAGAGTGCTGGTAGAAGGAGTGCCAACGCCGGATTTTAGGCATGCGCTCGCCCTCCAACTTAACCCTAACTCAGATACGATCGAGATCCAATGCCGCTCCGTGGATGACACAGATAGTCTTACGTCTCGCCCCTTGAAACGTGCGATTGATCAGTTTGTGATCGTGTCTCCAAAATCGGACCGGGTACTTGTTTGTTCAGACAACGGCCAGACCAAAACCTTAGAAGTGTTTACCGTGGGTTCGCTGTCCTTGATTGATGAACGCTTTTGCGACTCGATGGATGAAGTGGAGTGGACTGATGATGGCGAGAATATTTGGATACGTGGAGACGATGGTTTGCTCTCTATTTGGAATCCTTCTTCAAAGACTTTTAGGAGCTATGATTTTGGGGATTGCAAGCACAGCTTTATGCTTACTGCGGGCAAAAAGTTTATTTCCGTCAAGACCGACTCAATTCGTATTTTCGATGTCGATTGGCTTAAATTAACCAACGTGACGCAATTCGATGCGTGGAGCGGAGTTCACGTTGACGAGCTCATGAATGTTCAGTTGCTGGATGGCCCTTGGCAAAGTAATTCCAGATTGCCGTCCGTCAAAGGAGTCTTCGTTTCAATAGATCCAGACTCATTAGAGTCTGCTGTTGCCGCAACCACAGCAAAGCTAATGTGGGAGCTAGGAGATAGGAATTTCGATATCTCTCTCATGACTCAAGCGGCCCAGCTAAAAGACAGATCTCACGCCGGAGGAGGATCTGATTCATGGAGGTGGTGGGGAACAATTGCAAACAGACTTTTTGAGGAGCAGCGGTATGCAGATTCTCTCGATGCAAGTCTTAATGTGCTGGTTTCGCTAGGAAAAGAGAAAGAGGAGTCCGACAATTATGTTGTGACGTTAGCAAATATTGCAAAATGTCAATCAAAATTAGGTGAATTCCAAAAGGCCAGAACCTGCTTAACAAATGCACTGGCAGCAAGGGATAGCATTGGCTGGACTGATCTCCGAGTGCAGCTACTCTTTGAATTGGCAACGATCGATGCAGATGCCGGCCAACCAGAAGAGTTTTTTGAGAATGCCGAAGCCTTTCTCGAGAAAACAGCACCAAGAAAGCTAGAGCTTTGGAGCTCCTACTCCACTCTCTCCATTCGATTAGCCAGAGAATATCGACTGAAAGGACGCCACGACAAGGCGGTGGTCGTTGTGGGAAAAATACTTGATGACGTTAAGTCGGGGGCAGGGGGACTATCAGACAAGAAATTGCTTGAGATACTGCTTTGCCTGCATGCCGGAAAGGACTTCGCCAACTTGATTGATGTATACCAGTCATTTTCCTATCAGCCGGACAGTTCCGAACAGATCTTTTATTTGGGGGTGGGCGAGATTCTCTATGCGCATGCGAAAATACTCGAAGGCGACGGCAAGGATGCGTTTAGAATAACTGCTTCAGCCATAAAAAGAATGCTATCCGGTACGCGAAACCAAGAAGTCTTGTCACAGGTTGAAATGCAACTTGTTAAGAACGCGATCGAGTTTATTTCCAAACAGAGTTACGAAAATAGAAAACTACGGGCCATTAGTGATGCTTTGGAATTGTATTGA
- a CDS encoding IS5-like element ISRba8 family transposase, producing the protein MDGATSFDHFRMSDELWEQMNAVLPIYEDCGKGGRPRANLRGVADAIFYRMRTGCQWKAIPRCLAAGSTAHAYFQEWVGFGVFDDLWQLALEVYDELVGLDWTWQSVDGAMTKAPLGGDATGKNPTDRGKLGTKRSLMTEAAGIPISLIVDGANTHDIKLLQETIEHCLVRWPREHNEFDEHICLDKGYQSASMHTLIESVYHYTAHVRSRAEEKRELKRQRGERPRRWVVERTHSWLNRFRAVLVRWEKKIDNHVAALQLACAYFTFSRAGVFG; encoded by the coding sequence ATGGACGGTGCCACCAGCTTCGACCATTTCCGAATGTCTGATGAACTTTGGGAACAGATGAATGCCGTGCTTCCGATATACGAAGATTGCGGCAAGGGCGGTCGCCCGAGAGCCAACCTTCGTGGCGTTGCCGATGCCATCTTCTATCGAATGCGTACTGGGTGTCAATGGAAAGCAATCCCGCGATGTCTCGCCGCGGGCAGCACTGCTCACGCGTACTTTCAAGAGTGGGTGGGCTTCGGCGTTTTCGACGATCTATGGCAACTGGCATTAGAAGTCTATGACGAGTTGGTTGGCCTGGATTGGACATGGCAAAGTGTCGATGGGGCGATGACGAAAGCTCCGCTCGGTGGTGATGCAACGGGCAAAAACCCGACTGATCGAGGAAAACTCGGGACAAAAAGATCGCTCATGACAGAAGCGGCAGGCATTCCGATTTCGCTCATCGTGGATGGAGCAAACACTCACGACATCAAGCTGTTGCAGGAAACGATTGAGCACTGCCTTGTTCGTTGGCCTCGCGAACACAATGAATTTGATGAGCACATTTGTTTGGACAAAGGCTATCAGTCAGCCTCCATGCACACACTGATCGAAAGCGTCTACCATTACACCGCACATGTGCGATCGCGTGCCGAAGAAAAACGCGAACTCAAGAGACAACGGGGTGAGCGTCCGAGACGCTGGGTAGTTGAACGAACACACAGCTGGCTCAATCGGTTCCGAGCGGTCTTGGTACGCTGGGAGAAAAAGATCGACAACCATGTCGCTGCTCTACAACTAGCATGCGCCTATTTCACATTCAGCAGAGCCGGAGTTTTCGGATAG
- a CDS encoding toll/interleukin-1 receptor domain-containing protein: protein MRSFLSYGHDSNEGLVQRIKLDLEDRGHVVWIDRSEIKAGDDWRRKITEGLINSDGVLSFLTKHSVRDPGV, encoded by the coding sequence ATGCGAAGTTTTCTCAGCTATGGTCATGACTCGAACGAGGGGCTGGTGCAGCGGATCAAGCTCGACCTTGAGGATCGTGGCCACGTCGTTTGGATTGACCGAAGTGAAATCAAGGCTGGTGATGATTGGCGTCGCAAAATTACCGAAGGCTTGATCAATAGTGATGGTGTGCTCTCATTCCTGACGAAGCATTCCGTTCGTGATCCAGGTGTATGA
- a CDS encoding radical SAM protein, whose product MQRHNLPALEYHLAHGCNLSCQQCSHYSDHHLPGAMPTIEQADADYQKWSHRLKPTRFALLGGEPLLNPAILGHIKLARQHWDSDLMVVTNGFFLHRFPGLPKVLVETNCRLEVSQHGTHDEYVKRFREVKHLVWRWRQQFPGIRIKIRQSHRGWMRQYKVANGKPMPFASRPNAAFKVCMQKTCTQLYEGKLWKCPALAYFAKLESKLRLQDFPQWQLFRDYQACSECATDEELQTFIETKSIPQCSLCPSNRTAFSHPNPLQRSALQ is encoded by the coding sequence ATGCAACGGCACAACTTGCCGGCACTTGAGTACCACTTGGCCCACGGCTGCAATCTGTCGTGCCAGCAATGCAGCCACTACAGCGACCATCATTTGCCTGGTGCAATGCCCACGATCGAGCAAGCCGATGCCGATTACCAGAAGTGGTCGCATCGCTTGAAGCCGACTCGGTTCGCGTTGCTCGGCGGCGAACCGCTGTTGAATCCCGCGATCTTGGGACACATCAAGCTCGCTAGACAGCATTGGGACAGCGACCTGATGGTCGTTACCAACGGTTTCTTTCTGCATCGTTTTCCTGGCCTGCCGAAAGTGCTGGTCGAAACGAATTGCAGACTGGAAGTCAGCCAACACGGAACGCACGACGAATATGTCAAACGCTTTCGCGAAGTCAAACACCTGGTTTGGCGCTGGCGACAACAGTTTCCCGGCATTCGCATCAAGATTCGACAATCGCACCGCGGTTGGATGCGTCAATACAAGGTGGCGAATGGCAAACCAATGCCCTTCGCCTCGCGGCCCAACGCCGCATTCAAGGTTTGCATGCAGAAAACGTGCACACAGCTCTATGAGGGCAAGCTTTGGAAATGTCCCGCACTGGCCTACTTCGCCAAGCTCGAATCCAAACTTCGATTACAAGACTTTCCGCAGTGGCAACTCTTCCGTGACTACCAAGCGTGTTCAGAATGCGCGACGGATGAAGAACTGCAAACCTTCATCGAGACCAAATCCATCCCGCAGTGCAGCTTGTGCCCCAGCAATCGCACCGCGTTCTCCCATCCCAATCCTCTGCAACGGAGTGCCCTGCAATGA